A stretch of the Panicum virgatum strain AP13 chromosome 9N, P.virgatum_v5, whole genome shotgun sequence genome encodes the following:
- the LOC120691548 gene encoding thioredoxin-like protein YLS8, whose product MSYLLPHLHSGWAVDQAILAEEERLVIIRFGHDWDETCMQMDEVLAAVAETIKNFAVIYLVDITEVPDFNTMYELYDPSTVMFFFRNKHIMIDLGTGNNNKINWALKDKQEFIDIVETLYRGARKGRGLVIAPKDYSTKYRY is encoded by the exons ATGTCGTACCTGCTGCCGCACCTGCACTCCGGGTGGGCGGTGGACCAGGCCATCCTCGCCGAGGAGGAGCGCCTCGTCATCATCCGCTTCGGCCACGACTGGGACGAGACGTGCATGCAG ATGGATGAAGTGCTGGCCGCAGTTGCAGAGACTATAAAGAACTTTGCAGTTATCTACCTCGTTGATATCACGGAGGTTCCTGACTTCAACACGATGTACGAGCTGTATGATCCGTCAACCGTGATGTTCTTCTTCCGGAACAAGCACATCATGATTGATCTCGGGACAGGAAACAACAACAAGATCAACTGGGCCTTAAAGGACAAGCAGGAGTTCATCGACATTGTGGAGACTCTGTACAGGGGTGCCCGGAAGGGCCGCGGTCTCGTGATTGCTCCAAAGGACTACTCCACCAAGTACCGTTACTAG